One stretch of Pseudomonadota bacterium DNA includes these proteins:
- the rpsL gene encoding 30S ribosomal protein S12, producing the protein MPTINQLVRKGRHPQKARDKVPAMEACPQKRGVCTRVYTTTPKKPNSALRKVAKIRLTNGFEVIGYIPGEGHNLQEHSVVLIRGGRVKDLPGVRYHIIRGTLDTQGIAKRRKRRSHYGAKRPK; encoded by the coding sequence ATGCCAACAATCAACCAGTTGGTTCGCAAAGGCCGTCACCCGCAAAAGGCGCGTGATAAAGTCCCTGCGATGGAAGCATGCCCGCAAAAGCGTGGCGTCTGCACCCGCGTTTACACCACCACCCCGAAAAAACCGAACTCGGCACTCCGTAAGGTCGCGAAAATTCGCCTGACCAACGGCTTCGAAGTCATCGGCTACATCCCGGGCGAGGGCCACAACCTGCAGGAGCACTCGGTAGTGCTCATCCGCGGCGGCCGCGTCAAAGATTTGCCCGGCGTTCGTTACCACATCATCCGCGGTACTCTGGATACCCAGGGTATTGCTAAACGCCGCAAGCGCCGTTCGCACTATGGCGCGAAACGTCCGAAATAG
- the rpsG gene encoding 30S ribosomal protein S7 encodes MSRRHAAKERVTLPDAKFHNLVVAKFMSTLMYDGKRSAAEEIVYGAFDIIQQKTGKDPIIVFNDALDNVKPSVEVRSRRVGGATYQVPTEVRNKRQQALAIRWLIIALRNRGEKTTRQRMAGEIMDAASGRGNAVKKREDTHRMAEANKAFSHYRW; translated from the coding sequence ATGTCACGTCGCCACGCCGCGAAAGAACGCGTCACTTTACCGGATGCAAAATTCCACAACCTCGTTGTTGCTAAATTCATGAGCACGCTCATGTACGATGGCAAGCGCTCGGCTGCTGAGGAAATTGTTTACGGTGCATTCGACATCATCCAGCAAAAAACCGGCAAAGATCCGATCATCGTGTTCAATGATGCGCTCGATAACGTTAAGCCATCCGTCGAAGTGCGTTCGCGCCGCGTCGGTGGTGCGACCTATCAGGTGCCGACCGAAGTGCGTAACAAGCGCCAGCAGGCGCTCGCGATTCGCTGGTTGATCATCGCGCTGCGTAACCGCGGCGAGAAGACGACCCGTCAGCGTATGGCTGGTGAGATCATGGATGCGGCATCGGGCCGCGGCAACGCCGTCAAAAAGCGTGAAGACACCCACCGGATGGCGGAAGCGAACAAAGCGTTCAGCCATTACCGCTGGTAA